In one window of Nodosilinea sp. PGN35 DNA:
- a CDS encoding trans-aconitate 2-methyltransferase has protein sequence MKFDAKWMQYYQAVEGRPPRTTLIKALEYYDQVPNTLPKCAVDLGCGDGRDTVELLNRGWRVLAIDGEPEAIARLRQRSDWVGKSWPKTNRTYLETRVQRFEDLTLPPDISLVNASFCLPFCPPERFPDLWEEIVSTLATGGRFSGQLFGDQDSWAVYDDMNHHSRDQVNQLLTPFEVEWLEEENHPGKTALGEEKHWHIFNIVARKR, from the coding sequence ATGAAATTTGATGCGAAATGGATGCAGTACTACCAGGCGGTGGAAGGGCGGCCCCCTCGGACGACCCTAATCAAGGCACTGGAATACTACGACCAGGTCCCCAACACTCTGCCAAAATGTGCCGTTGACCTGGGCTGCGGCGATGGCCGCGACACCGTCGAGCTGCTCAACCGGGGCTGGCGGGTGCTGGCAATCGATGGAGAACCGGAGGCGATCGCCCGCCTGCGACAGCGCTCCGACTGGGTTGGCAAATCCTGGCCCAAAACCAACCGTACCTACCTCGAAACCCGAGTGCAGCGGTTTGAAGACCTCACCCTACCCCCCGATATCAGCCTGGTGAACGCCAGTTTTTGCCTGCCCTTTTGCCCCCCAGAGCGGTTTCCCGACCTGTGGGAGGAAATCGTCTCTACCCTGGCAACCGGGGGGCGCTTCAGTGGTCAGTTGTTTGGCGACCAAGACTCCTGGGCCGTCTACGACGACATGAACCACCACAGCCGAGACCAGGTCAACCAGCTGCTAACTCCCTTTGAGGTGGAATGGCTAGAAGAAGAGAATCACCCCGGCAAAACTGCCCTGGGTGAAGAGAAACATTGGCATATTTTCAACATCGTCGCCCGCAAGCGTTAG
- a CDS encoding glycosyltransferase: MRLLIVNFAGDIRKDFYRLASGGDETYYAQKYSIDAYARLRTFANEVANLVYLTQESYDETLPNGIRAIGCGFHHYQDIDFQKIINLVEAYNPTHLIISSMDKDVLKWAADREIPTITTFLGAIPVRNISILHNVVRRLKNQEIVAILNRPNFQWIGSYGINSSRRLQQLGVKPKKIIPWDFLVDHSPGGFLPKSSPLPRKNWKLCYVGSVSEDKGVGDLLKAIKVLKDKALPIHLDLVGSDDSGFAKKMISQLGIEDCVKPVGFVPNHAVEPLMNQADLVVVPSRHRYPEGFPLVIHHALRACTPIVASDHPMFEGYLRHGVNAMIFPEGNSLALSTCVERVLTNAELYESISRSSHPTWCQLRLPVKWADLAHRWISQTEDDQQWLACHSLVSSKKLLIPA; the protein is encoded by the coding sequence ATGCGACTCTTGATTGTTAACTTTGCTGGCGATATTCGAAAAGACTTTTACCGCCTTGCTTCTGGGGGAGATGAAACTTACTACGCTCAAAAATACTCTATTGATGCTTATGCCAGACTTAGAACATTTGCAAACGAGGTGGCAAATCTAGTCTATCTAACCCAGGAGTCTTATGACGAGACCTTACCCAATGGCATCCGAGCTATTGGGTGCGGATTTCATCATTATCAAGATATAGATTTTCAGAAAATAATTAACCTGGTTGAAGCATATAACCCAACTCATCTAATTATCTCCTCAATGGATAAAGATGTTTTAAAGTGGGCTGCTGACCGTGAAATTCCAACAATTACTACATTTCTTGGTGCCATTCCAGTTCGAAACATAAGCATTCTTCACAATGTTGTTCGGAGGCTTAAAAACCAGGAAATTGTTGCAATTTTGAATAGGCCAAATTTTCAATGGATTGGCAGCTACGGCATTAACTCCTCGCGAAGACTTCAGCAGCTAGGGGTAAAGCCAAAGAAAATTATTCCCTGGGATTTTTTGGTCGATCATAGCCCCGGTGGTTTTTTGCCTAAATCCTCTCCTTTACCCCGAAAAAACTGGAAGTTGTGTTATGTAGGTTCTGTAAGTGAGGACAAAGGAGTGGGTGATTTACTCAAAGCCATCAAAGTATTAAAAGATAAGGCTCTACCAATTCATCTTGATTTGGTAGGTTCAGATGATTCAGGCTTTGCCAAGAAAATGATCTCTCAGTTGGGTATAGAAGATTGTGTGAAGCCAGTAGGATTTGTTCCCAATCACGCTGTGGAGCCCTTGATGAACCAAGCGGACTTAGTTGTTGTTCCCAGTCGACATAGGTATCCGGAAGGGTTTCCTTTGGTAATTCATCATGCTCTTAGGGCTTGTACCCCTATTGTTGCGTCTGATCATCCAATGTTTGAGGGATACTTACGGCATGGTGTCAATGCCATGATTTTTCCTGAGGGCAATAGTCTGGCATTATCCACCTGTGTTGAAAGGGTTCTGACTAACGCAGAGCTTTACGAAAGTATCTCTAGAAGTTCTCACCCCACTTGGTGCCAGCTACGCTTACCTGTGAAATGGGCTGATTTAGCTCATCGATGGATTAGTCAGACTGAAGATGATCAGCAGTGGCTAGCCTGCCATAGTTTGGTTAGTTCTAAAAAACTACTAATTCCAGCCTAA
- the rfbB gene encoding dTDP-glucose 4,6-dehydratase, translating into MKTFLITGGAGFIGSNFVLKARQEKWANVINLDRLTYASNSENLSSLNDDPGYQLIQGDIGDFELVSSILLRYRPDAILNFAAESHVDRSIASPETFIQTNIVGTFQLLEATRNYLSKLLPDERARFRFLHVSTDEVYGSLGPTDEPFHESTPYAPNSPYSASKAASDHLVRSYHHTYEIPTLTTNCSNNYGPYQFPEKLIPLTIISALRGKQLPIYGDGQNIRDWLYVEDHCDAIYQVLQQGKLGETYNVGGLNEKTNLSVVESICNLLDELAPKANFKHASLIAFVKDRPGHDRRYAIDCEKICAQLGWRPKESFETGLLKTVKWYLENSEWVKRTQSNDYQDWMHKNYANRLVKS; encoded by the coding sequence ATGAAAACTTTCTTGATTACGGGTGGAGCTGGCTTTATTGGATCTAATTTTGTGCTCAAAGCTCGCCAGGAAAAATGGGCTAACGTTATTAATCTAGATCGGCTAACCTATGCCAGCAATTCTGAAAACTTATCATCGCTAAACGATGATCCAGGCTATCAATTGATACAGGGAGATATCGGTGATTTTGAATTGGTTAGCAGCATTTTGCTTCGGTATCGTCCCGATGCGATCTTAAACTTTGCTGCTGAGAGTCATGTCGATCGCTCTATTGCTAGCCCTGAAACGTTTATTCAGACAAATATTGTCGGTACTTTTCAGCTATTAGAAGCTACCCGAAACTATTTGAGTAAATTGTTGCCAGACGAGCGAGCTAGATTTCGTTTTTTGCACGTTTCCACAGACGAAGTATATGGCTCCTTGGGGCCAACGGATGAACCTTTTCATGAGAGTACTCCCTACGCACCTAACAGCCCTTACTCTGCCAGTAAGGCTGCATCGGATCATTTAGTTCGATCCTATCATCATACCTATGAGATACCGACTCTTACCACTAACTGCTCAAATAACTACGGCCCTTACCAATTTCCAGAAAAGTTAATTCCTCTCACTATTATCAGCGCTTTAAGAGGAAAACAATTGCCAATTTATGGAGACGGTCAAAATATTAGAGACTGGCTTTATGTTGAAGATCACTGTGATGCAATTTATCAAGTTCTTCAACAAGGAAAATTGGGCGAAACCTACAATGTTGGTGGTCTTAACGAAAAAACTAATCTATCCGTCGTTGAATCCATTTGTAATCTTCTAGATGAGCTAGCTCCGAAAGCTAATTTTAAGCATGCATCACTGATTGCTTTCGTCAAAGACCGTCCAGGTCATGATAGACGTTATGCTATTGATTGCGAAAAAATTTGTGCTCAATTGGGCTGGAGGCCTAAGGAAAGCTTTGAGACAGGCCTGCTAAAAACGGTCAAATGGTATTTAGAAAACTCTGAATGGGTCAAGCGGACGCAGTCAAATGATTATCAGGATTGGATGCATAAGAATTACGCAAATCGGCTCGTGAAAAGCTAA
- the rfbA gene encoding glucose-1-phosphate thymidylyltransferase RfbA yields the protein MKGIILAGGTGTRLYPLTLTVNKQLMPVYNKPMIYYPLSVLMLAGIQEILVISTPSSLPLFQQLFEDGSQWGLQFSYAVQAYPGGVAEAFILARSFLAGEPACLVLGDNILYGDGLGGLLQQAAQLQRGALVFGYQVANPQQYGVIEFDHNGRVLNFEEKPQFPKSSYAVPGVYFYDSRVCDLAATLTPSARGELEITDLNRCYLEQGDLRVELLGRGYAWLDTGTHESLHQASSFIQTLEERQGLKIACVEEIAYQKGYISGEQLYCLAKPLAKSEYGAYLMQLINGNCFYPIPAKVPALETV from the coding sequence ATGAAAGGCATCATTTTAGCTGGTGGAACTGGGACGCGTCTCTATCCCCTTACTCTTACCGTTAACAAGCAGCTTATGCCTGTGTATAACAAACCAATGATTTATTACCCGCTGTCGGTGCTAATGCTGGCCGGTATTCAAGAGATCTTGGTAATTTCTACGCCCAGCTCACTGCCTCTCTTTCAACAGCTGTTTGAAGATGGAAGTCAGTGGGGTTTGCAGTTTAGCTACGCAGTGCAGGCTTATCCTGGAGGAGTCGCCGAAGCGTTTATTCTTGCGCGTTCGTTTTTAGCTGGTGAACCAGCTTGTTTGGTACTGGGCGACAATATCCTCTACGGCGATGGGTTGGGAGGGCTTCTGCAACAGGCAGCTCAGCTACAGCGGGGCGCTTTAGTCTTTGGGTACCAAGTTGCCAATCCACAGCAGTATGGTGTGATTGAATTCGATCATAATGGGCGAGTACTCAACTTTGAGGAGAAACCTCAATTTCCCAAGTCTTCTTATGCTGTGCCGGGCGTTTATTTTTACGATTCCCGAGTTTGCGATTTAGCAGCTACGCTAACTCCTTCTGCCCGAGGCGAGCTAGAAATTACCGACCTTAACCGCTGTTATCTTGAGCAGGGTGATCTTCGCGTTGAGCTGCTAGGTCGAGGTTACGCATGGTTAGATACCGGTACTCATGAATCTTTGCATCAGGCTTCTAGCTTTATTCAAACCTTGGAAGAGCGGCAGGGTCTTAAAATTGCTTGTGTGGAGGAAATTGCTTACCAAAAAGGATATATTTCTGGGGAGCAACTCTATTGCCTAGCGAAGCCGTTAGCAAAAAGTGAGTATGGTGCTTATCTAATGCAGCTAATTAACGGTAACTGCTTTTATCCTATTCCGGCTAAAGTGCCCGCATTGGAAACTGTTTAG
- a CDS encoding molybdopterin-binding protein, protein MKISARNALKGTVKSVMPGLVTTEVVIEIAPGLEVASVITKSSAENLELAVGDEAYAVVKASDVMIAVG, encoded by the coding sequence ATGAAAATTAGTGCTCGAAATGCTCTAAAAGGTACTGTAAAGTCGGTAATGCCCGGCCTGGTGACGACCGAAGTTGTGATCGAGATTGCGCCGGGTTTGGAAGTGGCGTCAGTGATTACGAAGTCATCGGCTGAGAATTTGGAACTTGCGGTTGGTGATGAAGCCTACGCGGTTGTCAAAGCCTCCGATGTGATGATTGCTGTGGGCTAG
- a CDS encoding ArsC/Spx/MgsR family protein: MATVDFYEKTGCINNTRQKALLQASGHQVIAHNLLIEPWTPERLYLFFGGLPVAQWFNTTARAITTGLVVPEQLDTEIALDLMVLDPGLIRRPLLQVGDQRQVGFDPKIIDRWIGLSATVLGETGISPTHLTLCPQAAARSLVTGGASLA; this comes from the coding sequence ATGGCCACCGTGGACTTTTACGAAAAAACAGGATGCATCAACAACACCCGCCAAAAAGCGCTGCTGCAAGCCTCTGGGCACCAGGTGATTGCCCACAACCTACTAATTGAGCCCTGGACTCCCGAGCGACTCTACTTGTTTTTTGGAGGACTGCCGGTGGCGCAGTGGTTTAACACCACTGCCCGCGCCATTACCACTGGCTTGGTGGTGCCCGAACAGCTCGATACCGAAATCGCCCTAGACCTGATGGTGCTTGACCCTGGGCTAATTCGACGGCCGCTGCTGCAAGTGGGTGACCAGCGCCAGGTTGGCTTTGACCCCAAGATTATTGACCGATGGATTGGGCTCAGCGCTACAGTGCTCGGCGAGACGGGAATCTCCCCCACCCATCTAACCCTTTGCCCCCAGGCCGCCGCTCGATCGCTTGTCACTGGAGGGGCTAGCCTAGCCTAA